In Galactobacillus timonensis, the genomic window AGGAGCTGCCGCAGAGTGTATATCACGTCAAGGATATGGATATGATCCGTCAGTCGTTGCTTGCTGAAAAGTATCGTAGGGAATTCCGGGAGCTGAACGTTACGTACATCTTTGGGCCGTCAACTGTGGATATCACTGGTTTGATCTATAGCAGGCATGATCCAGGGGGAATTTTCCGAATCACAAACTACCGCAACGGGCATGGGTTGAGCTTTGACCAGTATTTTGGCGAGGATGTGGTTGTCTTCGAAGAATTCCATAGTGAAGTGCCGATCACTACGATGCTGCCGATGATTGACAGGTATCCGCTTTATCTTCCAGCGCGGTATGCAGATAAGGTCGCCTGTTACTCATATGTGTATTTTGCGTCTGATATTCCGCCGGAGCTCCAGTATCAGGATCAGGCGTTTCGCAATACCGAGATGTATCAGCTCTTCCTGGCAAGGATTAACAATATCGTCAAGATTGATAAAGAAGGAGAGATGCAGGTTCTGAAGGGAACATGGGAGGTAAAAAATGAGTAGATTTTTGATTTGGGCATGGCATGGCTTGCTGAAAGCTACCCATGATATTAAAAAAGCCGGAGGGCTGGCTGGGTACCTTACCCTCATGGCTTGGCTTGTGACACACTCGGATAAAG contains:
- a CDS encoding viral replication protein, whose protein sequence is MGNNTQSRKYLLTINNPVDHHVTHETLKDTLNAMNCTYWAMCDEVGEKGTPHTHVYLVRKSPIRFDTMKRKFPAAHIDTAYGTSTENRDYLLKQGKWTETKKSETSVEGSFEEFGELPNEALDDLSVHEKLIDLIDQGRSNAEIIKELPQSVYHVKDMDMIRQSLLAEKYRREFRELNVTYIFGPSTVDITGLIYSRHDPGGIFRITNYRNGHGLSFDQYFGEDVVVFEEFHSEVPITTMLPMIDRYPLYLPARYADKVACYSYVYFASDIPPELQYQDQAFRNTEMYQLFLARINNIVKIDKEGEMQVLKGTWEVKNE